In the genome of Leguminivora glycinivorella isolate SPB_JAAS2020 chromosome 21, LegGlyc_1.1, whole genome shotgun sequence, one region contains:
- the LOC125237421 gene encoding tubulin beta chain, with the protein MREIVHIQAGQCGNQIGAKFWEVISDEHGIDPTGTYHGDSDLQLERINVYYNEATGGKYVPRAILVDLEPGTMDSVRSGPFGQIFRPDNFVFGQSGAGNNWAKGHYTEGAELVDSVLDVVRKEAEGCDCLQGFQLTHSLGGGTGAGLGTLLISKIREEYPDRIMNTFSVVPSPKVSDTVVEPYNATLSVHQLVENTDESYCIDNEALYDICFRTLKLTTPTYGDLNHLVSATMSGVTTCLRFPGQLNADLRKLAVNMVPFPRLHFFIPGFAPLTSRGSQQYRALTVPELTQQMFDAKNMMAACDPRHGRYLTVAAVFRGRMSMKEVDEQMMNIQNKNSSYFVEWIPNNVKTAVCDIPPRGLKMSATFIGNSTAIQELFKRISEQFTAMFRRKAFLHWYTGEGMDEMEFTEAESNMNDLVSEYQQYQDATAEEEGEFDEEEEGGDEGD; encoded by the exons atgagGGAAATCGTACACATACAGGCGGGGCAGTGTGGGAACCAGATTGGCGCTAAG TTCTGGGAAGTAATATCAGACGAGCACGGCATCGACCCGACGGGCACATACCACGGTGACTCTGACCTGCAGCTCGAGCGCATCAATGTCTACTACAACGAAGCCACCGGCGGCAAGTACGTGCCCCGCGCCATCCTGGTCGACCTCGAGCCCGGCACCATGGACTCCGTGCGTTCCGGCCCCTTCGGACAGATCTTCCGCCCGGACAACTTCGTCTTCGGACAGTCCGGCGCCGGCAACAACTGGGCGAAAGGACACTACACCGAGGGCGCCGAGCTCGTAGACTCAGTCTTAGACGTCGTCAGGAAAGAGGCAGAAGGCTGCGACTGTCTACAAGGTTTCCAGCTAACACATTCTCTTGGAGGCGGCACCGGGGCAGGCTTAGGAACGCTCCTCATTTCAAAGATCAGAGAGGAGTACCCCGATCGCATCATGAACACTTTCAGCGTCGTACCTTCGCCTAAAGTATCTGACACTGTAGTAGAACCGTACAATGCCACCTTATCCGTCCATCAGCTGGTTGAAAACACTGATGAATCGTACTGCATCGACAATGAGGCGTTATACGACATTTGCTTCCGAACTCTGAAGCTGACCACGCCGACCTACGGAGATCTCAACCATCTGGTATCTGCGACCATGTCCGGGGTGACTACCTGCCTGAGATTCCCCGGCCAACTGAACGCAGACTTGAGGAAATTGGCTGTGAACATGGTGCCGTTCCCTCGTCTGCATTTCTTCATTCCCGGATTTGCGCCGTTGACGTCGAGAGGCAGTCAGCAATACAGAGCTTTGACAGTTCCTGAGCTGACTCAGCAGATGTTCGACGCTAAGAACATGATGGCGGCGTGCGATCCTCGTCACGGAAGGTACTTGACCGTAGCGGCCGTGTTTCGAGGCCGCATGTCGATGAAAGAAGTGGATGAACAGATGATGAACATTCAGAATAAGAACTCTTCCTACTTTGTGGAATGGATTCCGAATAACGTGAAGACAGCCGTGTGCGATATCCCGCCGCGTGGTTTAAAGATGTCTGCTACCTTCATTGGAAACTCTACGGCCATCCAGGAGTTGTTCAAGCGTATTTCTGAGCAGTTCACGGCTATGTTCAGACGCAAGGCGTTCTTGCACTGGTACACTGGGGAAGGCATGGACGAGATGGAGTTCACGGAGGCGGAGAGCAACATGAACGATCTGGTGTCGGAGTACCAGCAGTACCAGGACGCCACGGCCGAGGAGGAAGGAGAGTTCGACGAGGAGGAAGAGGGCGGAGACGAGGGCGACTAG